One Rossellomorea marisflavi genomic region harbors:
- a CDS encoding arsenic resistance protein, producing MVTREKLENNQVWLYVIVLLVAAGFGLVAPNLGAKLDVTISLVIAILMYSMFSQIPFTSLKESFANRRFIWALLTVNFVAVPVVVWLLARFLPDYPPLLLGVYLVLLTPCIDYVIVFTALGRGNEKIILISTPILFITQMLLLPLYLILFIGSEAVTIVDPAPFLEAFLGLIVIPLGLAIALQIIAKKSRAGIRMIDLSAWLPVPFMALTLFVVVASQIGKVSADINLIIKVIPIYIAFMIIMPFISKVIAKWFKLDIGSGRALIFSGSTRNSLVVLPLALALPDTMNTLVAAIIVTQTIVELAVELMYIRLVPNFIMRKTTN from the coding sequence ATAGTTACTCGAGAGAAACTAGAAAATAATCAAGTCTGGCTTTATGTCATTGTACTACTAGTGGCAGCTGGATTTGGATTAGTGGCCCCGAATCTAGGAGCAAAATTGGATGTGACCATATCTCTGGTTATTGCTATCTTGATGTATAGTATGTTCTCCCAGATACCATTCACTTCATTAAAGGAATCGTTTGCAAATCGCCGTTTTATCTGGGCACTACTTACAGTCAACTTTGTCGCCGTCCCCGTTGTGGTATGGCTCCTAGCTAGGTTCCTACCAGACTATCCGCCACTACTGCTAGGTGTTTATTTAGTGTTACTTACACCTTGCATTGATTATGTCATTGTGTTTACGGCTTTGGGGAGAGGAAATGAAAAGATCATCCTGATTTCTACACCTATTCTTTTTATTACCCAAATGTTGCTATTACCTTTGTACTTAATCCTGTTTATCGGGAGTGAAGCAGTAACGATTGTAGATCCAGCTCCATTCCTAGAAGCATTTCTTGGCCTGATTGTGATCCCTTTAGGACTGGCCATCGCTTTGCAGATCATAGCAAAAAAATCAAGAGCAGGGATTCGAATGATTGACCTATCTGCATGGCTCCCAGTCCCATTTATGGCCCTTACCCTATTTGTCGTTGTAGCATCTCAAATTGGGAAAGTGTCAGCAGACATCAATCTGATTATCAAAGTAATTCCTATTTATATTGCTTTTATGATCATTATGCCGTTCATCTCTAAGGTAATAGCAAAATGGTTTAAGCTTGATATCGGTTCAGGTCGTGCCCTAATATTCAGTGGATCCACACGGAACTCACTTGTCGTTCTTCCACTTGCGTTGGCCTTGCCGGATACTATGAACACGTTAGTTGCAGCGATCATTGTGACTCAAACCATCGTAGAACTTGCCGTTGAGCTCATGTACATTCGATTAGTCCCTAACTTCATCATGCGTAAAACAACCAACTAA
- a CDS encoding disulfide oxidoreductase yields the protein MNKIEETTFWLYTAWLVSIIATLGSLYFSEIKGFVPCEMCWYQRIFMYPLVLILGIATFQNDLGLRKIVLPMAIIGGTISVLHYLEQKVDGFGGIKPCANGVPCNVQYINWFGFITIPFLALTAFTLITIFMLLSFKGTKK from the coding sequence ATGAATAAAATTGAAGAAACTACATTTTGGCTGTACACAGCATGGCTGGTTTCCATCATTGCTACCCTTGGCAGCTTGTATTTCAGTGAGATAAAAGGGTTTGTCCCGTGTGAAATGTGCTGGTATCAGCGGATATTCATGTATCCACTGGTCCTCATCCTTGGTATTGCAACTTTTCAGAATGATCTTGGTCTAAGAAAAATCGTGCTTCCGATGGCCATCATCGGAGGCACGATCTCCGTACTTCATTATCTGGAACAAAAAGTTGATGGATTTGGTGGAATTAAGCCCTGCGCGAACGGGGTTCCATGCAATGTGCAGTATATTAATTGGTTTGGATTCATTACCATTCCGTTCTTGGCTCTGACTGCTTTTACTCTAATAACCATTTTTATGCTGTTATCGTTTAAGGGAACGAAGAAATAA
- a CDS encoding LacI family DNA-binding transcriptional regulator yields MVSIKDVAEKANVAKSTVSLVINNNGYVSEKTKEKVEKAMRELKYVPNQLAKNLSIRKSNLIGIVMPDILHPFFSTFIKHVEKELYDKGYMTMVCGSVGRNHVEKEYIEWLNRSTMDGIIMGAHSLDISHYVGTDRPIVSLDRFLNERIPMVSSNHHQAAELTIGRLERSGCTHAVQFVGSRKYNLGSDTYVEHCKRMFEEKGHRLDFFEMDSNTFTLEQYMKAASTAMDKHKGADAFIGSDLVISQCLKIATEKGIRVPDDLKLIAFDGTYVTRITSPVITAIVQPIEKLASLATDALIHQINGNPIRERHMILDVSIQEGETTL; encoded by the coding sequence ATGGTGAGCATAAAAGATGTAGCAGAAAAGGCGAACGTTGCGAAAAGTACCGTTTCCCTTGTCATCAATAACAATGGCTATGTTTCAGAGAAGACAAAGGAGAAAGTGGAGAAGGCCATGAGGGAGCTGAAATACGTCCCCAATCAGTTGGCCAAAAACCTATCCATCCGTAAATCGAATCTGATCGGGATTGTCATGCCCGATATCCTCCATCCCTTCTTCTCCACCTTTATCAAGCATGTCGAGAAGGAGCTGTACGATAAGGGCTATATGACGATGGTGTGTGGATCCGTAGGCAGGAACCATGTCGAGAAAGAGTACATCGAGTGGCTCAACCGGAGTACGATGGATGGAATCATCATGGGTGCCCACAGCCTGGATATCAGTCATTATGTCGGGACGGATCGGCCCATCGTAAGTCTGGATCGCTTTTTGAATGAGCGAATCCCAATGGTCTCATCCAATCACCATCAAGCAGCAGAATTGACCATCGGGCGATTGGAGAGAAGCGGGTGCACCCATGCCGTCCAATTCGTAGGATCAAGGAAGTATAATCTTGGAAGTGATACCTATGTGGAGCACTGCAAACGGATGTTTGAAGAGAAAGGCCACCGCCTCGATTTCTTTGAAATGGACTCCAATACATTCACCCTCGAACAATATATGAAGGCCGCCTCAACGGCAATGGACAAGCATAAAGGGGCAGATGCATTCATCGGGTCGGATCTCGTCATCTCCCAATGCCTTAAGATTGCCACGGAGAAGGGAATCCGGGTACCTGATGACCTGAAGCTGATCGCCTTCGATGGCACCTATGTGACGCGGATAACGTCCCCTGTCATCACCGCGATCGTCCAACCCATCGAGAAGCTTGCGAGCCTAGCCACCGATGCCCTCATCCATCAGATCAATGGAAACCCCATAAGAGAACGCCATATGATCCTCGATGTATCCATCCAGGAAGGGGAAACCACCCTCTGA
- a CDS encoding PTS transporter subunit EIIC, whose protein sequence is MKKDPVITAKGVIAALGGANNILSATHCATRLRVEVRDASRVQEENIKELDGVAGYFEQNGQHQVILGTGFVNKVHLEVTRLLGHAPPSSDQVEKPKGTAFQRITKDISDIFIPIIPILLATGILMGLQGLWVNGFGFSMSKNVSVIFSVLTETAYVFIPVLVCWSANKKYGGSPIIGIVLGLMLVSPILPNKWDVVNGASDPLLFPIGPIDLTIVGYQSSVLPALCMGIVAALLEKKLNKVIPDLVNMLFVPFLTVSISLLTGLFLVGPILSLIEKGLTDLILYSLTLPFGIGGIVYGGGIQLLCVVGMHHTVTPVIVSIFAQTGLDYINPLGTAAIAGQLGAGLAVVMMERNRRKRSKMVPALVPALFGISEPVMYGLTFPTLKPFFMGCLGGAAGGAFAGIIQLAAKGTGASMIPGALLYLEGGLLSYLFVLVISISVAYVGTVLITARDRKKQQLEQQTA, encoded by the coding sequence ATGAAAAAAGATCCAGTCATAACGGCAAAAGGCGTCATTGCGGCGCTGGGAGGAGCAAACAATATCCTCTCGGCCACACACTGTGCCACCAGACTTCGCGTGGAAGTTCGCGACGCTTCACGAGTTCAAGAGGAGAACATCAAAGAGTTGGATGGCGTGGCAGGCTATTTCGAACAGAATGGCCAGCATCAGGTGATCCTGGGAACAGGGTTCGTCAACAAAGTCCACCTGGAAGTGACCCGACTTCTAGGACATGCCCCTCCCTCGTCAGACCAAGTTGAAAAGCCTAAAGGCACGGCATTTCAACGTATAACCAAGGACATTTCCGATATCTTCATCCCCATCATCCCGATCCTCCTTGCCACAGGAATCCTGATGGGGCTACAAGGCTTATGGGTCAACGGATTCGGCTTCTCTATGAGCAAGAATGTAAGCGTTATTTTCTCCGTATTGACCGAGACGGCCTATGTATTCATTCCTGTCCTGGTCTGTTGGTCGGCGAATAAGAAGTACGGGGGATCACCGATTATCGGAATCGTTCTCGGCTTGATGCTTGTCTCCCCCATCCTCCCTAACAAATGGGATGTGGTGAACGGAGCTTCGGATCCCCTCCTCTTCCCAATCGGTCCCATCGACTTAACGATCGTCGGCTATCAAAGTTCAGTCCTGCCAGCTCTGTGCATGGGGATCGTGGCAGCCCTTCTTGAGAAGAAGCTGAACAAAGTCATACCAGATCTCGTCAACATGCTCTTCGTGCCATTCCTGACGGTTTCGATTTCTCTATTGACTGGTTTGTTTCTAGTAGGACCTATCCTTTCTCTCATCGAAAAAGGATTGACCGACCTGATCTTATATAGCTTGACCCTCCCATTCGGAATCGGTGGGATTGTCTATGGGGGCGGAATTCAGCTCCTATGCGTGGTTGGCATGCATCACACGGTGACGCCGGTCATTGTCAGTATTTTCGCACAGACCGGCCTTGATTACATCAACCCACTGGGCACGGCCGCGATCGCCGGTCAACTGGGAGCTGGACTTGCCGTTGTCATGATGGAGCGCAACAGGCGCAAACGTAGCAAGATGGTACCAGCATTGGTTCCTGCATTATTCGGGATTTCAGAGCCCGTCATGTATGGGCTGACCTTCCCCACGTTAAAGCCATTCTTCATGGGGTGCTTGGGCGGGGCAGCCGGGGGTGCGTTCGCCGGCATCATCCAACTAGCCGCGAAAGGCACGGGGGCTTCCATGATCCCCGGAGCCCTCTTATACCTCGAGGGTGGACTGCTTTCGTACTTGTTTGTCCTTGTCATCTCCATATCCGTCGCCTATGTCGGAACAGTTCTCATCACGGCGCGCGATAGGAAAAAACAACAACTTGAACAACAAACTGCTTGA